Proteins co-encoded in one Paracrocinitomix mangrovi genomic window:
- a CDS encoding DUF3109 family protein: MIEIGDKLVSTELFEEEFVCNLSACKGACCVDGDDGAPLTMDEVNLLEDHIDLIKPYLNEKGLAEIEKNGVFYMDRDNDPVTMLNGGKECSFVTKGEDGIYKCGIEQAYRDGAIHFNKPISCHLYPIRVKEYRSFSSLNYDRWPICSDACKLGKELKVSVYKFLKEPIIRAFGEDFYNELEQVDKELKQTKLND; encoded by the coding sequence ATAATAGAGATAGGTGATAAACTGGTTTCTACCGAACTTTTTGAAGAAGAGTTTGTATGCAATTTGAGTGCATGTAAAGGAGCTTGTTGTGTAGATGGGGATGATGGTGCGCCATTGACCATGGATGAAGTCAATTTATTGGAAGATCATATTGATTTGATTAAGCCTTATCTGAATGAAAAAGGATTGGCAGAGATTGAAAAAAATGGGGTCTTTTATATGGATAGAGATAATGATCCTGTTACCATGTTAAATGGCGGAAAAGAATGTTCATTTGTTACCAAAGGTGAAGATGGAATTTATAAGTGTGGAATTGAGCAGGCTTACAGAGATGGAGCCATCCATTTTAACAAACCTATTTCTTGTCATCTATATCCAATTCGCGTAAAGGAGTATAGATCTTTTAGTAGTTTGAATTATGATAGATGGCCGATATGCAGTGATGCTTGTAAATTGGGCAAAGAGTTAAAAGTTTCGGTTTACAAATTTTTAAAGGAACCTATCATCAGGGCTTTTGGTGAAGATTTTTATAATGAATTAGAGCAGGTGGATAAGGAGTTAAAGCAAACAAAATTGAATGATTAA
- a CDS encoding ligand-binding sensor domain-containing protein: protein MKQIVKSLFILLLAISCNNTTQVENQPGNIEVNPPSSELNLNEGYFFNQLTNDTIQDIIDFYGDTVITGQEIDFEGETFSNEEKNFIKKQVKYNPSAVSHFEAYPNFKMASGVFEEHQIKKENLKVINVKSTFNDTTPHFIIGALGDTIPTGVPFKMTGEKVKLIQPEIVAAKPPSYKDATSVNIQYFDIYQGLKSSTSRGLLQDSKGNIWMGTSGGGASKYDGHNFIHYSEESGLYANSVNSFYEDLKGNIWMATDQGLSKFDGESFTNYTEENGLPFNRVWDVKGDKDGVIWFGGVGCLNKLDGDSLTIYSHNEGMAEKVILSLLIDHKNRVLVGTNGGGLHIFDGENITILSSETVGLNRDVINDIEEDKNGVIWLALGMGGGLNRFDGNSIKRYSTESGLNHNIIRSTLIDSKGNIWFGTYGAGITKCEINEAGEIISLYTFDESNGLTSNVVEEIMEDNAGNIWCGTKDGGVCMIDFNGFENYAENEGISNRHVSSIAKDKNGDLWFATFGAGVTKYNGQTFSHIDQDANINRNFLRSIYNDKTGNIWMGYNSGGVSKFDGETFTNIYISDAYGGSSISLIYNDNAGNYWFGNDLGISKFDGNEMTHYHGANAFASFTIHSILEDDEQTMWMGSHGRGLYKIVDDKITYYTEREGLSSNFVSCLSQDPQGRIWIGTYFGGINVFDGESFTYYSEKDGLPSNNIRSIIQDPKGNFWLGTSNGVAYICFDNPKPKIYSFGNLDGLKGINFNSNSVEIDNENKIWWGTDKGLVALDVDNLKLSENPPQVSLRQLDLHGKFVDFRNNEDSLLEDITYTEVASFENYPLNLKLPYNKNHLTFHFSALDWNAPHKIKYSYILEGLNNDWSEPSDEGKAEYRNLPHGQFNFKVCAIGESGEWSQPFIYSFTITPPWWKTWFARISFIVIVLLIMYVGMRLRTRQLKIRQKELETKVDIATQEIRTQKEAVEKQKAVIEQTHKQLADTHQELEEKNTEILDSIQYAKRIQSAILPPEKLIHQHLPNSFILYKPKDIVAGDFYWMEVKPNEVLIAAADCTGHGVPGAMVSVICNNGLNRSVREFSCEKPGEILDKTRELVIAEFEKSEEEVKDGMDIALVSLTLNKKNDIENENEDNEHSVSHSHSTSHSVSHSHSLLKYAGAHNPLWVIRKGETEIEEIKADKQPIGKFIDAVDFQTHEITLNKGDRFYIFSDGFADQFGGDKGKKFKSSNFKKLLLSIQSNSMFEQQAIIDQTFEEWKGHLEQLDDVCVIGVEV from the coding sequence TTGAAACAAATAGTAAAATCCCTGTTCATTTTATTGCTTGCTATTAGCTGCAACAATACTACCCAAGTAGAGAATCAACCGGGTAACATAGAAGTAAATCCTCCTTCTTCTGAATTAAATCTAAATGAAGGATATTTCTTTAATCAGCTCACTAATGACACTATTCAGGATATCATAGATTTTTATGGTGATACAGTAATTACCGGTCAGGAAATTGATTTTGAAGGTGAAACTTTTTCAAATGAAGAGAAGAATTTCATTAAAAAACAAGTAAAATATAATCCTTCAGCCGTTTCACATTTTGAAGCTTATCCAAATTTTAAAATGGCAAGCGGAGTTTTTGAGGAGCATCAAATCAAGAAAGAAAATCTAAAAGTGATTAATGTTAAATCCACTTTTAATGACACTACCCCTCATTTTATCATTGGGGCATTAGGAGATACAATACCAACAGGAGTGCCTTTTAAAATGACCGGAGAAAAAGTAAAGCTAATACAACCGGAAATAGTCGCAGCTAAACCTCCTTCATACAAAGATGCTACAAGTGTTAATATCCAGTATTTTGATATTTATCAGGGTTTAAAATCTTCCACTTCAAGAGGGTTATTACAAGACAGCAAGGGTAATATTTGGATGGGCACATCAGGAGGTGGGGCTAGCAAATATGATGGTCACAATTTCATCCATTACTCAGAAGAATCAGGTTTATACGCAAATTCAGTTAATTCATTTTATGAAGATTTAAAAGGAAATATTTGGATGGCAACTGATCAGGGACTATCAAAATTTGACGGCGAAAGTTTTACAAATTACACAGAAGAAAACGGTTTGCCTTTTAATAGAGTTTGGGATGTAAAGGGGGACAAAGATGGAGTAATATGGTTTGGTGGAGTTGGGTGTTTAAATAAATTAGATGGTGACTCTTTAACCATTTATTCCCATAACGAAGGTATGGCAGAAAAAGTAATTCTTTCCCTTTTAATTGACCATAAGAATAGAGTTTTGGTAGGAACAAATGGAGGAGGCCTGCATATTTTTGACGGAGAGAACATCACCATTTTAAGTAGCGAAACTGTAGGTCTTAATAGAGATGTAATCAATGACATTGAAGAAGACAAAAATGGGGTGATTTGGCTGGCACTAGGAATGGGTGGTGGCTTGAACAGGTTTGACGGAAATTCTATTAAAAGATATTCAACTGAAAGTGGTTTAAATCACAACATAATCCGATCTACATTAATAGATAGTAAAGGAAATATTTGGTTTGGAACTTATGGAGCCGGAATTACTAAATGCGAAATCAATGAAGCAGGTGAAATTATTTCGTTGTACACTTTTGATGAATCAAACGGCTTAACCAGCAATGTTGTTGAAGAAATTATGGAAGACAATGCCGGAAATATATGGTGTGGAACAAAAGATGGTGGAGTTTGTATGATTGATTTTAACGGTTTTGAAAATTATGCTGAAAATGAAGGAATTAGCAATCGACATGTAAGTAGTATTGCTAAAGATAAAAATGGAGATTTATGGTTCGCCACTTTTGGGGCAGGAGTAACCAAATACAATGGTCAAACATTTTCACATATTGATCAAGACGCCAACATCAACAGGAATTTTTTAAGATCGATTTACAATGATAAAACAGGAAATATTTGGATGGGATATAATTCAGGTGGGGTCAGTAAATTTGACGGAGAAACCTTCACCAATATCTACATTAGTGATGCATACGGCGGAAGTTCAATATCATTAATTTACAATGATAATGCAGGTAATTATTGGTTTGGAAATGATTTAGGCATTTCAAAATTCGACGGTAATGAAATGACGCATTATCATGGAGCGAATGCCTTTGCCAGTTTTACAATTCACTCAATTTTGGAAGATGATGAACAAACTATGTGGATGGGTAGCCACGGAAGAGGTTTATACAAAATAGTTGATGACAAAATCACCTATTACACTGAAAGAGAAGGATTAAGTTCAAATTTTGTTTCTTGTTTGTCTCAAGATCCTCAAGGTAGAATATGGATAGGTACCTACTTTGGCGGAATAAATGTTTTTGACGGTGAATCATTCACCTATTACTCAGAAAAAGATGGTTTACCATCTAATAATATTCGTTCAATAATTCAGGATCCAAAAGGAAACTTTTGGCTAGGGACCTCAAATGGAGTGGCATACATTTGCTTTGATAATCCAAAACCCAAAATTTACAGTTTTGGAAATCTGGATGGATTAAAAGGAATAAACTTTAATTCAAACAGTGTAGAAATAGATAATGAAAACAAAATTTGGTGGGGCACCGACAAAGGTTTGGTTGCACTGGATGTAGACAACTTAAAACTTTCAGAAAATCCCCCTCAAGTATCTTTGAGACAATTGGATCTCCATGGAAAATTTGTTGATTTCAGAAACAATGAAGACAGTCTTTTGGAAGATATAACTTACACTGAAGTAGCTTCATTTGAAAACTATCCTCTCAATTTAAAATTACCGTACAATAAAAATCATTTGACTTTCCACTTTTCTGCACTTGATTGGAATGCTCCACATAAAATTAAATACAGCTACATTTTAGAAGGATTAAACAATGACTGGAGTGAACCTAGTGATGAAGGAAAAGCAGAATACAGAAACCTGCCACATGGACAATTTAATTTTAAAGTATGTGCCATTGGTGAAAGTGGTGAATGGAGTCAACCATTTATTTACAGTTTTACAATTACACCACCATGGTGGAAAACCTGGTTTGCTCGCATTTCTTTCATTGTAATTGTTTTGTTAATAATGTATGTTGGGATGCGTTTGAGAACCAGACAACTTAAAATACGACAAAAGGAACTAGAAACTAAAGTTGACATTGCCACTCAAGAAATTAGAACACAGAAAGAAGCCGTTGAAAAGCAAAAAGCAGTCATTGAGCAGACACACAAACAACTTGCAGATACACATCAGGAACTGGAAGAGAAAAACACTGAGATTTTAGACAGTATTCAATACGCAAAAAGAATCCAATCTGCCATTCTTCCACCAGAAAAATTGATTCATCAACACTTACCAAACAGCTTTATCCTATATAAGCCTAAAGATATTGTTGCCGGTGATTTTTATTGGATGGAAGTAAAACCAAATGAAGTGCTAATTGCAGCAGCAGATTGTACCGGTCACGGTGTTCCGGGTGCAATGGTTTCTGTTATTTGTAATAATGGATTGAACAGATCTGTTAGAGAATTTAGCTGTGAAAAGCCGGGTGAAATATTGGATAAAACAAGAGAGTTGGTAATTGCGGAATTCGAAAAATCTGAAGAAGAAGTGAAAGACGGAATGGACATTGCGCTTGTTTCGCTTACACTCAATAAAAAGAATGATATAGAGAATGAGAATGAAGATAACGAGCATTCTGTTTCTCATTCTCATTCTACTTCTCATTCTGTTTCTCATTCTCATTCTCTTCTAAAGTATGCTGGAGCTCACAATCCACTTTGGGTTATTAGAAAAGGAGAAACGGAAATTGAAGAAATAAAAGCTGATAAACAACCAATAGGAAAATTCATTGATGCAGTTGATTTTCAAACACATGAAATAACCTTAAATAAAGGAGATCGTTTTTATATATTTTCAGATGGTTTTGCCGATCAATTTGGTGGAGATAAAGGCAAAAAATTTAAGTCGTCTAACTTTAAAAAGCTATTGCTGTCCATTCAATCAAATTCCATGTTTGAGCAGCAAGCTATTATTGACCAAACATTCGAAGAATGGAAAGGACATCTTGAACAACTAGATGATGTTTGTGTAATTGGTGTTGAAGTTTAG
- a CDS encoding trimeric intracellular cation channel family protein yields MRSGFLFYDMFVVEVIGTMVFAISGALTAANKRFDFVGVSVIAFVTALGGGTIRDVLIGSLPVGWMQSKWYALAVFCGVVLAYVFYKKLQILRKSLFLFDAIGLGVFAIGGFQKALAAGIDPVYAIICGMITGTFGGLLRDVLCNDVPLIFRKEIYASAALVGVVVFFLFQNVFLLPVVGFIIAVSLVIGIRILAVKFNLGLPKIKID; encoded by the coding sequence ATGAGATCGGGTTTTTTGTTTTATGATATGTTCGTAGTAGAAGTTATTGGAACAATGGTTTTTGCAATCAGTGGTGCATTGACCGCCGCAAATAAAAGATTTGATTTTGTAGGAGTAAGTGTTATTGCCTTTGTCACAGCATTGGGCGGAGGGACGATTAGAGACGTTTTAATAGGTTCTTTACCGGTTGGATGGATGCAGAGCAAGTGGTATGCTTTAGCGGTCTTCTGTGGCGTTGTTTTGGCATATGTGTTTTATAAGAAACTGCAGATTCTTAGAAAATCACTATTCCTGTTTGACGCCATTGGTTTGGGAGTTTTTGCAATAGGTGGATTTCAAAAAGCTCTGGCGGCAGGTATTGATCCAGTATATGCTATCATCTGCGGAATGATAACTGGAACTTTTGGTGGATTGCTGAGAGATGTATTGTGCAATGATGTTCCCCTGATTTTTAGAAAAGAAATTTACGCTTCAGCTGCATTAGTTGGAGTAGTGGTGTTTTTCCTTTTTCAAAATGTTTTTTTATTACCTGTTGTAGGATTTATTATTGCTGTTTCTTTAGTGATAGGTATCAGAATTTTGGCCGTAAAATTCAATTTGGGATTGCCAAAAATTAAGATTGATTAG
- the atpG gene encoding ATP synthase F1 subunit gamma, with protein MANLKEIRNRIASVDSTMQITSAMKMVSAAKLKRAQDAVTQMRPYSNKLQEILSNLSASLDLSENKFAERGDIKNVLIVAVTSNRGLCGGFNNNVIKEALRLAKNDYADKNVSVLSIGKKANDVFKKTEFNIRGRNLPSHMEEIWNDLSFDKAAPAAEKIMDAYTAGNIDKVILVYNHFKNVATQIVTAEQFLPIVPAESDEESKVNLDYIFEPSKEEIVESLIPKSLKIQLYSALLDSHAGEHGARMTAMHKATDNAAELNKQLKIDYNKARQAAITNEILEIVGGAEALKG; from the coding sequence ATGGCGAACTTAAAAGAAATTAGAAACAGAATTGCATCAGTAGACTCTACTATGCAAATTACTTCTGCCATGAAAATGGTATCTGCTGCTAAGTTAAAAAGAGCTCAGGATGCCGTTACGCAAATGCGTCCTTATTCAAATAAATTGCAGGAGATTTTATCTAATTTATCTGCTTCATTGGATTTGTCTGAAAACAAATTTGCTGAGCGTGGAGACATTAAAAATGTATTGATCGTTGCAGTAACTTCTAACAGAGGTTTATGTGGTGGTTTCAATAACAACGTAATCAAAGAAGCGTTGAGATTGGCTAAGAACGATTATGCAGATAAAAACGTTTCTGTTTTGTCTATCGGTAAAAAAGCGAACGACGTTTTTAAGAAAACTGAATTCAACATTCGTGGTAGAAACTTGCCAAGTCACATGGAGGAAATCTGGAACGACTTGTCATTTGATAAAGCAGCTCCGGCAGCTGAAAAAATCATGGATGCTTATACTGCAGGAAACATTGATAAAGTGATATTGGTTTATAACCACTTTAAAAATGTAGCCACTCAAATTGTAACTGCTGAGCAATTTTTACCCATTGTACCTGCTGAATCAGATGAAGAATCAAAAGTGAATCTTGATTACATTTTTGAACCTTCAAAAGAAGAGATCGTGGAAAGCTTAATTCCTAAATCTTTAAAAATTCAGTTGTACTCTGCTTTATTAGATTCACATGCTGGTGAACATGGAGCAAGGATGACTGCAATGCACAAAGCAACTGATAACGCAGCTGAGTTGAATAAACAATTGAAAATTGATTACAACAAAGCTCGTCAGGCAGCAATTACAAACGAGATTTTAGAGATCGTTGGAGGTGCAGAAGCACTAAAAGGATAA
- the atpA gene encoding F0F1 ATP synthase subunit alpha, with translation MADVKPAEVSAILREQLSGVKTEAELEEVGTILQVGDGIARIYGLNGVQYGEMIEFHNGLRGIVLNLEEDNVGAVLLGKSDEIKEGDTVKRLNLIASINVGEGIVGRVVDTMGTPIDGKGEIQGETLEMPLERKAPGVIFRQPVNEPLQTGIKAIDSMIPIGRGQRELIIGDRQTGKTTVAIDTILNQKEFYDKGEPVFCIYVAIGQKASTVAGIVSKLEAAGAMAYTTIVAANASDPAPMQFYAPFAGAAIGEYFRDTGRPALIIYDDLSKQAVAYREVSLLLRRPPGREAYPGDVFYLHSRLLERAAKVIADDKIAGEMNDLPESLKGKVKGGGSLTALPIIETQAGDVSAYIPTNVISITDGQIFLESNLFNSGVRPAINVGISVSRVGGSAQIKSMKKVSGTLKLDQAQYRELEAFAKFGSDLDAATKAVLDKGSKNVEILKQREGDPFRVENQVAIIYVGTKGLLTNVPVNKVKEFESQFINTLNANHKDTMDKLAKGDYNDDLTNVLETVAKDIAAKYE, from the coding sequence ATGGCAGATGTAAAACCGGCAGAAGTTTCTGCAATTTTGAGAGAGCAACTTTCAGGAGTTAAAACGGAAGCTGAATTAGAAGAAGTAGGTACTATCCTTCAAGTAGGTGATGGTATTGCACGTATTTACGGATTGAACGGAGTTCAGTACGGTGAGATGATTGAATTCCACAATGGTTTAAGAGGAATCGTTTTGAACCTTGAGGAAGACAACGTTGGTGCAGTATTGTTAGGAAAATCTGATGAGATTAAAGAAGGAGATACTGTAAAAAGATTGAACTTAATCGCTTCTATTAATGTAGGTGAAGGTATTGTTGGACGTGTTGTTGACACAATGGGTACTCCAATTGATGGTAAAGGTGAAATTCAAGGCGAAACTTTGGAAATGCCTTTAGAAAGAAAAGCACCCGGTGTAATTTTCCGTCAGCCGGTAAACGAGCCGTTGCAAACTGGTATTAAAGCGATTGACTCAATGATTCCAATTGGAAGAGGACAAAGAGAGTTGATCATTGGTGACCGTCAAACTGGTAAAACTACAGTGGCGATCGATACCATTTTGAATCAAAAAGAATTTTACGATAAAGGAGAGCCTGTATTCTGTATCTATGTAGCAATTGGACAAAAAGCTTCAACTGTTGCTGGAATCGTTTCTAAATTAGAAGCTGCAGGAGCTATGGCTTATACAACAATTGTTGCTGCAAACGCATCTGACCCTGCTCCAATGCAGTTCTATGCTCCGTTTGCTGGTGCTGCAATTGGTGAGTATTTTAGAGATACAGGAAGACCTGCTTTGATTATCTATGATGATTTATCAAAACAAGCAGTTGCTTACCGTGAGGTATCATTGTTACTTAGAAGACCTCCAGGACGTGAGGCTTACCCTGGTGACGTATTCTACTTGCACTCAAGATTGTTAGAGAGAGCTGCTAAAGTTATCGCTGACGATAAAATTGCAGGTGAAATGAATGACCTTCCTGAATCATTGAAAGGAAAAGTAAAAGGTGGTGGATCATTAACTGCCCTTCCAATTATTGAAACACAAGCGGGTGACGTATCTGCATATATTCCGACTAACGTAATTTCGATTACTGATGGTCAGATTTTCTTGGAGTCTAACTTGTTTAACTCTGGTGTACGTCCTGCAATTAACGTTGGTATCTCTGTATCACGTGTTGGTGGATCTGCGCAAATTAAATCAATGAAAAAAGTATCTGGTACTTTGAAATTGGATCAAGCGCAATATAGAGAGTTAGAGGCCTTCGCAAAATTTGGTTCTGATTTGGATGCTGCTACTAAAGCGGTACTTGATAAAGGATCTAAAAACGTGGAGATCTTGAAACAAAGAGAAGGAGATCCATTTAGAGTAGAGAATCAAGTTGCTATTATTTACGTTGGAACAAAAGGTTTATTGACTAATGTTCCTGTAAACAAAGTAAAAGAATTCGAATCTCAGTTTATCAATACATTGAATGCAAATCACAAAGACACTATGGACAAATTGGCCAAAGGTGATTACAATGATGATTTGACAAATGTATTGGAGACAGTAGCAAAAGATATTGCTGCTAAATACGAATAA
- the atpH gene encoding ATP synthase F1 subunit delta has product MAASKAAIRYATAYMDLAIEMKSIEKVYADVQMLDSLCYDSREFMAFLDSPIIQKRKKNTVYDAMFQGKVEKMTLEFLKLITKNSRENLLPEITESFISQYKKHKGIVVVNLKSAVALEDKVKKAIVAKVNEHFKGDVELNESVDQSLIGGFIVSVEDKQIDASIKSQLANLKNILLN; this is encoded by the coding sequence ATGGCAGCAAGTAAAGCAGCAATAAGATACGCAACAGCATACATGGACCTGGCAATTGAAATGAAGTCAATTGAAAAGGTATATGCTGATGTGCAAATGCTAGATTCACTTTGCTACGATAGCCGCGAGTTCATGGCATTTTTGGATTCTCCGATAATTCAAAAAAGAAAAAAGAACACGGTTTATGATGCAATGTTTCAAGGTAAAGTTGAAAAAATGACCCTTGAGTTTTTGAAGTTGATTACAAAAAATTCAAGAGAAAACTTATTACCTGAAATTACAGAAAGCTTTATCTCTCAGTATAAAAAACACAAGGGAATTGTAGTGGTTAATTTAAAATCTGCAGTTGCTTTAGAGGATAAAGTAAAGAAAGCTATCGTTGCTAAAGTAAACGAGCACTTTAAAGGTGATGTTGAATTGAACGAATCAGTTGATCAATCTTTGATTGGTGGATTTATCGTTTCAGTTGAAGATAAACAAATTGACGCTTCTATTAAGAGTCAATTGGCGAATTTGAAAAACATATTGTTAAACTAA
- the atpF gene encoding F0F1 ATP synthase subunit B, whose product MHPLITPAVGQIIWGGLVFLVLLFLLKKFAWKPMLTAVNDREKVIAESIEMATKTKHEMQQMQAQNEKMLKEARVERDQMMKEATETSKKLVAEAREEAKAEANRIIADAQKTIQSEKAAALSELKTTVASLSLEIAEKVIKGEMTSDAKQKALAEKLAEDINVN is encoded by the coding sequence GTATTTCTTGTTTTGTTATTCTTATTAAAGAAGTTTGCTTGGAAACCAATGTTAACTGCTGTTAACGATCGTGAAAAAGTAATCGCTGAGTCAATTGAAATGGCGACAAAAACAAAGCACGAGATGCAACAAATGCAAGCTCAAAATGAGAAGATGTTGAAAGAAGCTAGAGTTGAGCGTGATCAGATGATGAAAGAAGCAACTGAAACTAGCAAAAAATTGGTGGCTGAGGCAAGAGAAGAAGCTAAAGCTGAAGCAAACAGAATTATTGCTGACGCACAAAAAACTATTCAATCAGAAAAAGCTGCTGCTTTATCTGAATTGAAAACTACAGTAGCTTCATTGTCTCTAGAAATTGCTGAAAAAGTAATTAAAGGTGAAATGACATCTGATGCTAAACAAAAAGCATTGGCTGAAAAATTAGCTGAAGACATCAACGTTAATTAA